A genomic window from Cupriavidus metallidurans CH34 includes:
- a CDS encoding histone deacetylase family protein: MSTGYYTHPSFLMHEMGHFHPECPERLQAIEDHLISHGMDGLLDRREAPAATDAQIERVHRPEYVASLVAMSPATGYHPIDPDTLMNPHTLTAARHAAGAAVAATDAVIAGELENAFCCARPPGHHAEPDRAMGFCFFDNVAIAARHALTAHGLSRVAIVDFDVHHGNGTEAAFRDDPQVLMCSFFQHPFYPYSGTEHFAPNMSNIPLPAYSNGLAVREVVETIWLPRLNEFKPEMLFISAGFDAHREDDLGQMGLVEQDYAWITQQLVDVARAHAKGRIVSCLEGGYNLSALARSVFAHLKVLVET, encoded by the coding sequence ATGTCAACGGGCTACTACACGCATCCGTCGTTCCTGATGCATGAGATGGGGCATTTCCATCCTGAATGCCCGGAACGCCTGCAGGCTATCGAGGACCATCTGATTTCGCACGGGATGGATGGCCTGCTGGACCGGCGGGAGGCGCCGGCTGCCACCGACGCGCAGATCGAGCGCGTGCATCGGCCCGAATATGTGGCCAGCCTTGTCGCGATGAGTCCCGCCACCGGCTACCACCCGATCGATCCCGATACCCTGATGAACCCGCACACGCTCACCGCTGCCAGGCATGCGGCTGGTGCGGCGGTGGCTGCCACGGACGCCGTCATTGCCGGCGAACTGGAGAACGCGTTCTGCTGCGCGCGTCCGCCGGGCCATCATGCCGAGCCCGATCGCGCGATGGGATTCTGTTTCTTCGATAACGTGGCGATTGCGGCACGACATGCGCTCACGGCGCACGGCCTGTCGCGCGTGGCGATCGTCGATTTCGATGTGCACCACGGCAACGGCACCGAGGCGGCCTTCCGCGACGACCCGCAGGTGCTGATGTGCAGCTTTTTCCAGCACCCGTTCTACCCGTACAGCGGCACGGAGCACTTTGCGCCGAACATGTCGAACATCCCGCTGCCCGCGTACTCCAACGGCCTGGCTGTGCGCGAGGTCGTGGAAACGATCTGGCTGCCGCGGCTCAACGAATTCAAGCCCGAGATGCTGTTTATCTCCGCCGGCTTCGATGCGCATCGCGAGGATGACCTCGGACAGATGGGACTGGTCGAGCAGGACTATGCGTGGATCACGCAGCAGCTCGTCGATGTGGCGCGGGCTCATGCGAAGGGCCGCATCGTGAGTTGTCTGGAGGGGGGGTACAACCTTAGTGCCCTGGCGCGAAGCGTATTTGCCCACCTGAAGGTGCTGGTCGAGACCTGA
- a CDS encoding solute carrier family 23 protein: protein MANGQGNAGGEGFFPKWRLKTEGVIGPDERLPAGQTLLAGIQHVVAMFGSTAIAPILMGFHPNIAILFSGIGTLLFFLFVRGRVPSYLGSSFAFIAVVIAATGYAGSGPNPNIPLALGGIIAAGALYTVIGLIVQAVGYGWVEKLMPPVVTGAIVAAIGLNLAPVAVKAVSAAPLDTWVGLLTVLAVGLIAVRAPGMLGRLPVLLGGLAGYLAYYIATNLMGLGKAIDFSGVAAANWFGMPEFTAPVFQANAMLLIAPVAIVLVAENLGHIKAIGVMTGRNLDPYIGRAFIGDGVATMLSAAGGGTGVTTYAENMGVMAVTKIYSTLIFVVAAAVAILLGFSPKFGALILTIPGPVIGGLTIVVFGLISATAGRIWVQNHVDFSSSRNLITVGATLTVAAGDLTLKLGGLTLGGIGTATFGAILLYHLLGKGRTQEQGLTH, encoded by the coding sequence ATGGCGAATGGCCAGGGCAATGCGGGGGGGGAAGGTTTTTTTCCGAAGTGGCGGCTCAAGACCGAGGGCGTGATCGGCCCCGACGAGCGCCTGCCCGCTGGACAGACGCTGCTGGCGGGTATCCAGCACGTGGTGGCGATGTTCGGGTCGACCGCAATCGCGCCGATCCTGATGGGTTTCCATCCTAATATCGCCATCCTGTTCTCGGGCATCGGCACCCTGCTGTTCTTCCTTTTCGTTCGCGGTCGCGTGCCGAGCTATCTCGGCTCGAGCTTTGCCTTCATCGCCGTTGTCATCGCGGCCACTGGCTATGCGGGCAGTGGTCCCAATCCCAATATTCCCCTGGCGCTGGGCGGCATCATCGCGGCGGGCGCGTTATATACGGTCATCGGCCTCATCGTGCAGGCAGTTGGCTACGGTTGGGTGGAAAAGCTGATGCCGCCGGTCGTGACTGGCGCGATCGTCGCGGCAATCGGCCTGAACCTGGCGCCGGTGGCGGTCAAGGCGGTCAGCGCCGCGCCGCTCGATACCTGGGTGGGTTTGCTGACGGTGCTGGCTGTCGGCCTGATCGCCGTGCGCGCGCCAGGTATGCTTGGCCGCTTGCCGGTGCTGCTGGGCGGACTGGCCGGCTATCTCGCCTACTACATTGCCACCAACCTGATGGGGCTGGGCAAGGCCATCGACTTTTCGGGAGTGGCGGCGGCGAACTGGTTCGGCATGCCGGAGTTCACGGCGCCGGTATTCCAGGCCAATGCCATGCTGCTGATCGCGCCTGTGGCCATCGTGCTCGTGGCGGAGAATCTCGGGCATATCAAGGCGATCGGCGTTATGACCGGCCGCAACCTCGATCCGTACATCGGCCGCGCCTTCATCGGTGACGGCGTGGCAACGATGTTGTCGGCGGCGGGTGGTGGCACCGGCGTGACCACCTACGCCGAGAATATGGGCGTGATGGCGGTGACCAAGATCTATTCGACGCTGATCTTCGTGGTGGCGGCCGCCGTGGCTATCCTGCTCGGCTTCTCACCGAAATTCGGTGCACTGATCCTGACGATCCCGGGGCCGGTGATCGGGGGCCTGACCATCGTCGTGTTCGGCCTGATTTCGGCGACGGCCGGCCGCATCTGGGTGCAGAACCACGTCGATTTCTCCAGCTCGCGCAATCTGATTACCGTGGGCGCCACTCTGACGGTGGCTGCTGGCGATTTGACCCTGAAGCTGGGCGGCCTGACGCTTGGCGGCATCGGTACCGCCACGTTTGGCGCCATCCTGCTGTACCACCTGCTCGGCAAGGGCCGGACGCAGGAGCAGGGCCTGACGCATTGA
- the mltB gene encoding lytic murein transglycosylase B codes for MTDHQRTLRRPLLGAALTAAALGLCGISPRLLAAGKRRVSVREEEIEPGRYQNHPQTRAFIDEMVANNGFQRAELEGWFSQAVYSTTVARLIMPPTTPGKKSWRAYRSRFIEPIRINAGVRFWQQNRETLRRAEAEFGVPASVIVGIIGVETIYGRDMGNFRVLDSLSTLAFDYPDTPNREARTKLFRNQLADYLLWCRDTKTDVFSVLGSYAGAIGIPQFMPTSLREYAVDYDGDGHIDLRNSPTDAIGSVGRFLQLHGWEQGRPVVWQIANDDGSRGVAAAAADGEPWPTRTLNQLTRAGLRVDEPIDVTREGETGVLIADLPTPDQPTEYVIGLRNFYVLTRYNRSFFYALTVYQLGEAVKAAMA; via the coding sequence ATGACCGACCACCAGCGCACCCTGCGCCGCCCGCTGCTGGGCGCCGCACTCACCGCTGCCGCATTGGGCCTGTGCGGCATTTCTCCTCGGCTTCTCGCCGCCGGCAAGCGCCGCGTGAGCGTCCGGGAAGAAGAGATCGAACCGGGCCGCTATCAGAATCATCCGCAAACCCGCGCATTCATCGACGAGATGGTGGCCAACAACGGCTTCCAGCGGGCCGAACTCGAGGGATGGTTCAGCCAGGCGGTCTATTCCACGACGGTCGCACGACTGATCATGCCGCCGACCACCCCGGGCAAGAAAAGCTGGCGGGCGTATCGGTCACGCTTCATCGAACCGATCCGCATCAACGCCGGCGTGCGCTTCTGGCAGCAGAACCGCGAGACGCTGCGTCGCGCCGAGGCCGAGTTCGGCGTGCCGGCATCGGTCATCGTCGGCATCATCGGGGTGGAGACGATCTACGGGCGCGACATGGGCAACTTCCGCGTCCTGGACTCGCTCTCGACGCTGGCGTTCGACTACCCCGACACCCCGAACCGTGAGGCGCGCACCAAGCTCTTCCGGAATCAGCTCGCCGACTACCTGCTCTGGTGCCGCGACACCAAGACCGACGTATTTTCGGTGCTGGGCTCCTATGCCGGCGCAATCGGCATTCCGCAGTTCATGCCCACGAGCCTGCGCGAGTACGCGGTCGACTACGACGGCGACGGGCATATCGACCTGCGCAACAGCCCGACCGATGCCATTGGCAGCGTCGGCCGATTCCTGCAACTGCATGGCTGGGAACAGGGACGTCCGGTGGTCTGGCAGATCGCCAACGACGATGGCAGCCGAGGCGTTGCCGCGGCTGCGGCCGACGGCGAACCGTGGCCGACACGCACACTCAACCAGCTCACGCGCGCCGGACTTCGCGTAGACGAACCGATCGACGTCACCCGCGAAGGCGAAACAGGCGTGTTGATTGCCGATCTCCCGACGCCCGACCAGCCGACCGAGTACGTGATCGGCCTGCGCAATTTCTACGTGCTGACGCGGTACAACCGAAGCTTCTTCTATGCGCTGACGGTGTATCAGCTTGGGGAAGCCGTGAAGGCCGCCATGGCCTGA
- the rfaE1 gene encoding D-glycero-beta-D-manno-heptose-7-phosphate kinase, which translates to MSKNPISLDQIRQAQVLVVGDMMLDRYWFGDVERISPEAPVPVVQIKRSDERLGGAANVARNAAALGAKVGMLGVVGDDEPGRTLEALLNASHVQPYLHRDASLNTTIKLRVVAHQQQLLRVDFENAPASEVLASVQDRFGTLISDYKVLVLSDYGKGGLTHVGRMVEAGRAAGRAVLVDPKGDDYSRYRGATLITPNRAEMRAVVGAWKTEADLTIRAQNLRRELQLEALLLTRSEEGMTLYTEAEVLHVSAQAREVYDVSGAGDTVIATLATMLGAGVPLKEAVQHANRAGAIVVGKLGTAVVTYSELFGAA; encoded by the coding sequence ATGAGCAAGAACCCGATTTCGCTGGATCAGATCCGACAAGCGCAAGTGCTGGTAGTGGGCGACATGATGTTGGACCGCTACTGGTTCGGCGATGTCGAACGCATTTCTCCCGAAGCCCCCGTGCCGGTGGTGCAGATCAAACGCAGCGACGAGCGCCTGGGTGGCGCCGCCAACGTGGCGCGCAACGCCGCCGCGCTGGGCGCGAAGGTTGGCATGTTGGGGGTGGTCGGTGACGACGAACCCGGCCGCACGCTTGAGGCGCTGCTCAATGCCAGCCACGTGCAGCCGTACCTGCATCGCGATGCCAGCCTGAACACGACGATCAAGCTGCGAGTGGTGGCCCACCAGCAGCAACTGCTGCGTGTCGATTTCGAAAATGCGCCGGCCAGCGAAGTGCTGGCGTCGGTGCAGGACCGCTTCGGCACGCTGATCAGCGACTACAAGGTGCTGGTGCTGTCCGACTACGGCAAGGGCGGCCTGACGCATGTCGGCCGCATGGTCGAGGCAGGCCGCGCCGCAGGCCGGGCCGTGCTGGTCGATCCCAAGGGTGATGACTACTCGCGCTATCGCGGCGCCACGCTGATCACGCCGAACCGCGCGGAAATGCGGGCCGTGGTGGGTGCCTGGAAGACCGAGGCGGACCTGACGATCCGCGCCCAGAACCTGCGGCGCGAACTGCAACTCGAGGCGCTGCTGCTGACACGCTCGGAAGAGGGCATGACGCTCTATACCGAGGCCGAAGTCCTGCATGTCTCGGCGCAGGCGCGCGAGGTCTATGATGTATCGGGGGCCGGCGACACTGTCATCGCCACGCTGGCCACCATGCTCGGCGCGGGCGTGCCGCTCAAGGAAGCGGTTCAGCACGCCAATCGGGCCGGCGCCATTGTTGTTGGCAAGCTGGGTACCGCCGTTGTTACTTATTCCGAATTGTTCGGCGCTGCCTGA
- a CDS encoding methionine ABC transporter permease: protein MWSEMFDLFLSSFGETLLMVAISGVVGALLGVPLGVLLHLTNRGGVLSHPLFNRTIGVVVNAVRSIPFIILLVVVIPFTRFIVGSSIGTTAAVVPLTIAAIPFIARLVEASLREVDKGLVEAAQSMGATTGQIVWKVLLPEAMPGIVAGLTITFVSLVGYSAMAGAIGGGGLGDLGIRYGYQRYITEVMVAVVVILIVFVQAVQSFGDWLVRRISHR from the coding sequence ATGTGGTCTGAGATGTTTGACCTGTTCCTGTCGTCGTTCGGCGAGACCCTGCTGATGGTGGCGATTTCCGGCGTGGTTGGCGCGCTGCTGGGCGTGCCGCTGGGCGTGCTGCTGCATCTGACGAATCGTGGTGGTGTGCTGTCGCACCCGCTGTTCAACCGCACGATCGGCGTGGTCGTCAACGCCGTGCGTTCGATCCCGTTCATCATCCTGCTCGTGGTGGTGATCCCGTTCACGCGTTTCATCGTCGGTTCCTCGATCGGCACCACGGCTGCGGTCGTGCCGCTGACGATCGCGGCCATCCCGTTTATCGCCCGTCTGGTGGAAGCCTCGCTGCGCGAGGTCGACAAGGGGCTGGTGGAGGCCGCGCAGTCGATGGGTGCCACCACGGGCCAGATCGTCTGGAAGGTGCTGCTGCCAGAAGCCATGCCCGGTATCGTGGCCGGTCTGACCATCACGTTTGTCAGCCTGGTTGGCTATTCCGCCATGGCCGGCGCGATCGGCGGTGGTGGTCTGGGTGACCTCGGCATCCGCTACGGCTACCAGCGCTACATCACGGAAGTCATGGTTGCCGTGGTGGTGATCCTGATCGTGTTCGTGCAAGCCGTGCAGAGTTTCGGCGACTGGCTGGTCCGCCGCATCAGCCATCGCTGA
- a CDS encoding methionine ABC transporter ATP-binding protein, whose translation MIELQGLSQRFPGGSGEVHALRDVSLSIASGEIFGIIGRSGAGKSTLVRAINLLNRPTSGRVIVAGQDLTALDKGALREARREIGMIFQHFNLLSSRTVYDNVALPLELAGKSKQEIASTVEPLLELVGLSKLRDRYPAQISGGQKQRVGIARALASKPKVLLSDEATSALDPETTRAILDLLKQINRELGLTIVMITHQMEVIKQVCDRVAVLEAGQVVESGRVIDVFLRPQHEVTRAMIGDVIAQELPVSVLKRVESRLGNGRDHVYRLAFTGENVDQPVLAQAIRQHGLDFNILHGHIDEIQGQAFGSLAIMATGELADVRAAMDYLQSQGVVVEEIEHVV comes from the coding sequence ATGATTGAACTGCAAGGACTCTCGCAGCGGTTCCCCGGCGGGTCGGGGGAAGTCCATGCGCTGCGAGACGTCAGCCTCTCCATCGCCTCCGGTGAGATCTTCGGCATCATCGGCCGAAGCGGCGCCGGCAAGAGCACGCTGGTGCGCGCCATCAACCTGCTGAACCGGCCCACCAGCGGCCGCGTGATCGTCGCCGGCCAGGATCTGACCGCGCTCGACAAGGGCGCGCTGCGCGAGGCCCGCCGCGAGATCGGGATGATCTTCCAGCACTTCAACCTGCTGTCGTCGCGCACGGTCTATGACAACGTGGCGCTGCCGCTCGAGCTGGCCGGCAAGTCGAAGCAGGAGATCGCATCGACCGTGGAACCGCTGCTCGAACTGGTCGGACTGTCGAAGCTGCGTGACCGCTATCCCGCCCAGATCAGTGGCGGGCAGAAGCAGCGCGTCGGCATTGCGCGGGCCCTGGCCAGCAAGCCGAAGGTGCTGCTGTCGGACGAGGCAACCTCGGCGCTGGATCCTGAAACGACGCGCGCGATTCTCGACCTGCTCAAGCAGATCAATCGCGAGCTCGGCCTGACCATCGTGATGATCACGCACCAGATGGAAGTGATCAAACAGGTTTGCGACCGCGTGGCCGTGCTCGAGGCCGGTCAGGTGGTGGAATCGGGCCGCGTGATCGACGTGTTCCTGCGTCCGCAGCACGAAGTCACGCGCGCCATGATCGGCGACGTCATTGCCCAGGAACTGCCGGTGAGCGTGCTCAAGCGCGTGGAAAGCCGTCTTGGCAATGGGCGCGATCACGTCTATCGCCTTGCTTTCACGGGCGAGAACGTCGATCAGCCGGTGCTGGCCCAGGCAATCCGCCAGCACGGGCTCGATTTCAACATCCTGCATGGCCATATCGATGAGATCCAGGGCCAGGCATTTGGCTCGCTGGCAATCATGGCCACGGGCGAACTGGCCGACGTGCGCGCGGCCATGGACTATCTGCAGTCGCAAGGCGTAGTGGTGGAGGAGATCGAACATGTGGTCTGA
- the rfaD gene encoding ADP-glyceromanno-heptose 6-epimerase has product MTIIVTGAAGFIGSNIVKGLNERGETNIIAVDNLTRAEKFNNLVDCEIADYLDKTDFVARFARGDFGNVRAVFHEGACSDTMETDGRYMMENNYRYTLALLEACLEQGAQFLYASSAATYGASTMFREDRDYEKPLNVYGYSKFLFDQVVRRRLPSAHSQIVGFRYFNVYGPREFHKGRMASVAFHHFNQFRAEGTVKLFGEYNGYAPGTQSRDFVSVEDVVKVNLYFLDHPEKSGIFNLGTGRSQPFNDIAVSVVNALRESEGKPALSLDEMVQEGLVEYVKFPDALRGKYQCFTQSDVSRLRGAGYSDQFLTVQEGVSRYCKWLLERSA; this is encoded by the coding sequence ATGACCATCATCGTGACCGGCGCTGCCGGCTTTATCGGCAGCAACATCGTCAAGGGCCTGAACGAGCGCGGCGAGACGAACATCATCGCCGTGGACAACCTGACCCGCGCCGAGAAGTTCAACAATCTCGTCGACTGCGAGATTGCCGACTACCTGGACAAGACCGACTTCGTCGCCCGCTTCGCGCGCGGCGATTTCGGCAATGTCCGCGCGGTATTCCATGAGGGCGCCTGCTCCGACACGATGGAGACCGACGGTCGCTACATGATGGAGAACAACTACCGCTACACGCTTGCCTTGCTGGAGGCGTGCCTGGAGCAGGGTGCCCAGTTCCTGTACGCGTCGTCGGCGGCCACTTATGGCGCTTCGACGATGTTTCGCGAGGACCGTGACTACGAAAAGCCGCTGAACGTCTACGGCTACTCCAAGTTCCTGTTTGACCAGGTGGTGCGCCGTCGCCTGCCTTCCGCCCATTCGCAGATCGTGGGCTTCCGCTACTTCAACGTCTACGGGCCGCGCGAATTCCACAAGGGCCGCATGGCGTCGGTGGCGTTCCATCACTTCAACCAGTTCCGCGCCGAAGGTACGGTCAAGCTGTTTGGCGAGTACAACGGCTATGCGCCGGGCACGCAGAGCCGGGACTTCGTGTCCGTGGAGGACGTGGTCAAGGTTAATCTGTACTTCCTGGACCATCCCGAGAAGTCCGGCATCTTCAACCTCGGTACTGGGCGGTCGCAGCCGTTCAACGACATCGCCGTCTCGGTGGTCAATGCGCTGCGCGAGTCGGAAGGCAAGCCGGCGCTCTCGCTCGATGAAATGGTGCAGGAAGGGCTGGTCGAGTACGTCAAGTTCCCTGATGCCCTGCGTGGCAAGTATCAATGCTTCACGCAGTCGGATGTATCGCGCCTGCGTGGGGCTGGCTACAGCGACCAGTTCCTGACCGTGCAGGAAGGCGTCAGCCGGTACTGCAAGTGGCTGCTGGAGCGAAGCGCCTAA
- a CDS encoding UDP-glucose dehydrogenase family protein yields the protein MKVTIIGSGYVGLVTGACLAELGNSVFCLDVDEKKIALLNAGGVPIYEPGLKELIDRNRAAGRLTFSTDVAASVEHADVQFIAVGTPPDEDGSADLKYVLAAARNIGRHMTGFKVVVDKSTVPVGTGDRVSAVIREELAARGLEDLQFSVVSNPEFLKEGAAVEDFMRPDRIVLGCAPDVAGRHAQAIMRQLYSPFNRNHERTFYMDVRSAEFTKYAANSMLATRISFMNELANLADEVGADIELVRLGIGSDPRIGYSFLYAGAGYGGSCFPKDVQALMRTASAHGKPMRVLEAVEAVNDSQKQVLGDKIIKRFGEDLTGKTFGVWGLAFKPNTDDMREAPSRVLAREMISRGASLRVHDPVAMDEARRVLELDLADIPDAMARIQFCNAQMDVLKDADALVIVTEWKVFRSPDFSQIRNMLKTPVIIDGRNLYEPDAMAEAGIEYHAIGRSSSAH from the coding sequence ATGAAAGTCACGATTATCGGTAGCGGCTATGTCGGTCTGGTGACCGGCGCCTGTCTGGCCGAACTCGGCAACTCCGTGTTCTGCCTCGATGTCGACGAAAAGAAGATCGCGCTGCTGAATGCCGGCGGCGTGCCGATCTACGAACCAGGCCTGAAAGAGCTGATTGACCGCAACCGTGCGGCCGGCCGCCTGACGTTCTCGACCGATGTTGCCGCCAGCGTCGAACATGCCGACGTACAGTTCATCGCCGTGGGTACCCCGCCGGACGAAGACGGCTCGGCGGATCTGAAGTACGTGCTGGCAGCGGCCCGCAATATCGGCCGGCATATGACCGGCTTCAAGGTGGTGGTGGACAAGTCGACCGTGCCGGTTGGCACGGGCGATCGCGTCAGCGCCGTGATTCGCGAGGAACTGGCCGCGCGCGGTCTGGAAGACCTGCAGTTCTCGGTGGTATCGAACCCCGAGTTCCTGAAGGAAGGCGCGGCCGTGGAAGACTTCATGCGTCCGGACCGTATCGTGCTGGGCTGCGCGCCCGACGTTGCGGGCCGCCATGCGCAGGCGATCATGCGTCAGCTCTACTCGCCGTTCAATCGTAACCACGAGCGCACGTTCTATATGGATGTCCGTTCGGCCGAGTTCACCAAGTACGCCGCGAACTCGATGCTGGCCACGCGTATCTCCTTTATGAACGAGCTGGCCAATTTGGCCGACGAGGTCGGTGCGGACATCGAACTCGTGCGCCTCGGCATCGGTTCGGATCCGCGTATTGGCTATAGCTTCCTGTACGCCGGCGCAGGCTATGGCGGTTCGTGCTTCCCGAAGGACGTGCAGGCGCTGATGCGCACGGCTAGCGCCCATGGCAAGCCGATGCGCGTGCTGGAGGCCGTGGAGGCCGTCAACGATTCCCAGAAGCAGGTGCTTGGCGACAAGATCATCAAGCGATTTGGCGAGGATCTGACAGGCAAGACGTTTGGCGTCTGGGGTCTGGCATTCAAGCCGAATACCGACGATATGCGCGAGGCGCCGTCCCGTGTGCTGGCGCGTGAGATGATTTCGCGCGGCGCGTCGTTGCGCGTACACGATCCGGTGGCGATGGACGAGGCGCGTCGCGTGCTCGAGCTCGATCTGGCCGATATTCCGGACGCCATGGCGCGCATCCAGTTCTGCAACGCCCAGATGGACGTGCTCAAGGATGCCGACGCACTCGTGATCGTGACCGAATGGAAGGTGTTCCGCAGCCCGGATTTCTCGCAAATTCGCAACATGCTCAAAACGCCTGTCATTATTGATGGTCGTAATCTCTACGAACCCGATGCCATGGCCGAGGCCGGCATCGAGTACCACGCGATCGGGCGCTCGAGCTCGGCGCACTGA
- a CDS encoding ComEA family DNA-binding protein, which yields MRRTFDLSLPEISLHRCMRAARRVGAAIGLSMSILAMSPAYADVDVNSADEVALATVKGIGPATAKRIADERGKNGAFKDANDLVDRVPGIGPKSVANLQAAGLSFGKTPDVARKDARPAPKAATR from the coding sequence ATGCGCAGGACGTTCGATCTTTCCCTCCCTGAAATCTCGCTGCATCGCTGCATGCGCGCCGCGCGCCGCGTGGGTGCCGCAATCGGGCTTTCGATGTCGATCCTGGCCATGAGCCCGGCTTATGCTGATGTCGATGTCAACAGTGCCGACGAAGTGGCGCTTGCCACGGTCAAGGGCATCGGGCCGGCCACCGCCAAGCGTATTGCCGATGAGCGCGGCAAGAACGGTGCATTCAAGGATGCCAACGACCTGGTGGATCGGGTCCCCGGCATCGGGCCGAAATCGGTGGCCAACTTGCAGGCAGCGGGGCTGAGCTTCGGCAAGACGCCGGACGTCGCGCGCAAGGATGCCCGGCCAGCGCCCAAGGCCGCCACCCGCTGA
- the cysM gene encoding cysteine synthase CysM → MAYKTIEDTIGNTPLVRLQRIPGTAIEARGNVILGKLEGNNPAGSVKDRPAVSMIRHAEARGRIKPGDTLIEATSGNTGIALAMAAAIRGYRMVLIMPEDLSLERRQSMAAYGAEIILTPVKGGMEYARDLADAMERDGKGVILDQFANPDNPLAHYETTGPEIWKDTDGRVTHFVSAMGTTGTITGVSRYLKEKNPLIQIIGAQPAEGSRIPGIRKWPEAYLPKIYDPKFIDRQEPVTQADAEHMARRMAREEGIFAGISAAGALCVALRIAEEVENATIVFVVCDRGDRYLSTGVFPA, encoded by the coding sequence ATGGCATATAAAACGATTGAAGACACCATTGGCAACACGCCGTTGGTCAGACTCCAACGCATTCCCGGCACCGCGATCGAGGCACGCGGCAATGTGATTCTCGGCAAGCTTGAAGGCAATAACCCGGCAGGTTCGGTCAAGGACCGTCCGGCGGTGTCGATGATCCGCCATGCCGAGGCCCGTGGCCGCATCAAGCCCGGCGATACGCTGATCGAAGCAACTTCCGGCAATACCGGCATCGCGCTGGCCATGGCCGCGGCTATCCGCGGCTATCGCATGGTCCTGATCATGCCCGAGGATCTGAGTCTCGAGCGTCGCCAGAGCATGGCGGCGTATGGCGCCGAGATCATCCTGACGCCGGTCAAGGGTGGAATGGAATACGCCCGCGATCTGGCCGATGCCATGGAGCGTGACGGCAAGGGCGTGATCCTCGACCAGTTCGCCAATCCGGACAATCCGCTGGCGCACTACGAGACGACTGGCCCGGAGATCTGGAAGGACACCGACGGTCGCGTGACCCACTTCGTTTCGGCGATGGGCACCACGGGCACGATCACCGGCGTGTCACGCTATCTGAAGGAAAAGAATCCGCTGATCCAGATCATTGGCGCGCAGCCGGCGGAAGGTTCGCGTATCCCGGGTATCCGCAAATGGCCGGAAGCGTATCTGCCGAAGATCTACGATCCGAAGTTCATTGATCGCCAGGAGCCCGTAACGCAGGCCGATGCGGAGCATATGGCTCGCCGCATGGCGCGTGAGGAAGGTATCTTTGCAGGTATCTCTGCCGCAGGCGCCCTGTGCGTGGCGCTGAGGATTGCCGAAGAAGTCGAGAATGCGACGATCGTGTTCGTCGTGTGCGATCGCGGCGACCGCTATCTGTCGACGGGCGTGTTCCCGGCCTGA